From the genome of Mycetocola spongiae, one region includes:
- a CDS encoding FecCD family ABC transporter permease, whose translation MSAPRLRLGGGRREALICLALICGALAVAVVVIGSGDYPLSFARVLRVLFGGGEGLENSIVLQWRAPRAAAALIFGAALGVSGGVFQSLTRNPLGSPDVIGFSTGAYTGALIALVLFGGSYLNTAVGALIGGLLTALAVYLLAWRRGSHGFRLILVGIGISAALAAFNQWLVLRAEIEVAMAAAVWGAGSLGGVSWAQVLPAAAVLIPVLILTLASARTLGMLELGDDSAASLGVRTERSRLLLVVLAVLLTAAVTAVAGPIAFIALVAPQLAKRLTGGAGIRLLPAACMGAFLLVLSDLIAQRAFAPVQLPVGLVTVCVGGIYLIWLLAREGRPGSGR comes from the coding sequence ATGAGCGCGCCCCGGCTCCGGCTCGGCGGCGGCAGGCGCGAGGCGCTGATCTGCCTGGCCCTGATCTGTGGCGCACTCGCCGTCGCGGTTGTGGTGATCGGCAGCGGCGATTATCCGCTGAGTTTTGCGCGCGTGCTGCGCGTGCTTTTTGGCGGCGGGGAGGGTCTGGAAAACTCGATCGTCCTGCAGTGGCGCGCCCCCCGCGCGGCCGCCGCCCTGATCTTTGGGGCGGCGCTGGGCGTCAGCGGCGGTGTTTTCCAATCCCTCACCCGCAACCCGCTGGGAAGCCCGGATGTGATTGGCTTCAGCACGGGGGCCTATACCGGGGCCCTGATCGCGCTGGTTCTCTTTGGTGGCAGCTACCTGAATACCGCGGTTGGCGCGCTGATCGGCGGGCTGCTCACGGCCCTCGCGGTATATCTGCTCGCGTGGCGGCGCGGTTCCCACGGCTTCCGGCTGATCCTCGTGGGTATCGGCATCAGCGCGGCCCTCGCGGCCTTTAACCAGTGGCTGGTGCTGCGCGCGGAGATCGAGGTGGCAATGGCCGCCGCGGTCTGGGGTGCGGGCTCGCTCGGCGGGGTGTCCTGGGCGCAGGTGCTGCCGGCCGCCGCGGTGCTTATTCCGGTATTAATCCTCACCCTGGCCTCGGCCCGTACCCTCGGGATGCTGGAGCTCGGGGATGACTCCGCGGCCTCGCTCGGCGTGCGCACCGAGCGCAGCCGCCTGCTCCTGGTGGTGCTGGCGGTTCTGCTGACGGCCGCGGTCACCGCGGTGGCCGGGCCCATCGCGTTTATCGCGCTGGTGGCCCCGCAGCTGGCCAAGCGCCTGACCGGCGGCGCGGGGATTCGGTTGCTGCCCGCGGCCTGCATGGGGGCATTTTTGCTGGTGCTGAGCGATCTGATCGCCCAGCGCGCGTTTGCCCCCGTGCAGCTGCCCGTGGGGCTGGTCACGGTCTGTGTGGGCGGTATCTACCTGATCTGGTTACTCGCGCGCGAGGGGCGGCCCGGCTCCGGCCGCTAG
- a CDS encoding iron chelate uptake ABC transporter family permease subunit, translated as MAEPRVSRAISRQEGSGIRAHSSGRRWALLLGSLLLLLIVAALSLAVGSKPIPPGVVWEALVSHDPAQADHAIIIGSRLPRAVLGLLAGAALGVAGALIQAMTRNPLAEPGILGVNAGASLAIVIAVGTLGVTSFSGYVWFAFAGAIAASAIVYLVGASGRRGMDPVRLVLSGVALGAVLSGIGTGLALLQPAAFDQLRAWTIGSLADRNPEILGPLAVTLAVGLILAALTGRDLNALALGEDTAASLGTSVRRSRILILIAVTVLAGGATAAVGAIGFLGLMAPHLARRFSGQDQRWLLAFSAIAAPLILILADVLGRVVIPGELEAGVTCAFIGAPVLVYLARRRRVAAL; from the coding sequence GTGGCCGAGCCGAGAGTATCCCGCGCGATATCGCGCCAGGAGGGGTCCGGCATCCGCGCGCACTCCTCCGGGAGGCGCTGGGCGCTGCTGCTGGGTTCGCTCCTGCTCCTGCTGATCGTGGCCGCGCTCTCGCTGGCCGTGGGCTCCAAGCCCATCCCTCCCGGAGTGGTCTGGGAGGCCCTGGTCTCCCATGATCCCGCGCAGGCCGATCATGCGATCATCATCGGCTCGCGTCTTCCCCGCGCCGTGCTGGGGCTGCTCGCGGGGGCGGCGCTGGGTGTGGCCGGGGCGCTGATTCAGGCGATGACCCGCAATCCACTCGCGGAGCCCGGGATCCTGGGCGTGAACGCGGGGGCCTCGCTGGCCATCGTGATCGCCGTGGGAACCCTCGGTGTCACGTCCTTTAGCGGTTATGTCTGGTTTGCCTTCGCCGGGGCCATCGCCGCGAGTGCAATCGTTTATCTGGTGGGGGCCTCGGGTAGGCGCGGCATGGACCCGGTGCGTCTTGTGCTCTCCGGGGTGGCTCTCGGCGCGGTGCTCTCGGGTATCGGCACGGGCCTTGCCCTCCTGCAACCCGCTGCCTTTGATCAGCTCCGGGCCTGGACCATCGGCTCGCTTGCGGACCGTAACCCCGAGATCCTGGGCCCGCTCGCCGTGACCCTGGCGGTGGGGTTGATCCTGGCCGCGCTGACAGGCCGCGACCTGAACGCGCTCGCGCTGGGCGAGGATACCGCCGCGAGCCTGGGCACCTCGGTGCGCCGCTCGCGCATCCTGATCCTGATCGCCGTCACGGTGCTCGCGGGTGGGGCCACCGCCGCGGTCGGGGCAATCGGCTTTCTGGGATTAATGGCCCCGCATCTTGCGCGCCGCTTCAGCGGCCAGGATCAGCGCTGGCTGCTGGCCTTCAGCGCGATAGCGGCACCCCTGATCCTGATCCTCGCCGATGTCCTGGGCCGGGTGGTGATTCCGGGCGAGCTGGAGGCCGGGGTCACCTGCGCGTTTATCGGTGCGCCCGTGCTGGTTTATCTGGCCCGGCGCCGGAGGGTGGCGGCGCTATGA
- a CDS encoding ABC transporter substrate-binding protein: protein MNLPQTPQPRILRTLGAAALALALAVTAAGCSSESASLDSQAGNTDVAIGGERFSTADQETAKLGSDAAPGVFPRVVTHANGETSIPKKPTRVVVLDTGELDDVLALGLTPVGIPSTEGANAIPSYLEDRVKDAKPIGTIQELNTEAIAALHPDLILGSQLRADKLYPQLSEIAPTVFSIRPGYPWKENLRLVGAALGEEDAAVTLLNEYQDKADALRADIKGDPKISLLRFMPQKTRLYANSSLLGVILKDTGLARPENQNVDDLAVEISSETLAEADSDWIFYTSYGTPEATGETAALNGPVWPTLGAVKAGHVQRVNDDVWFLGLGPIGAGLVLDDLRTYLVD from the coding sequence GTGAACCTCCCCCAGACCCCGCAGCCCCGTATCCTGCGCACCCTCGGTGCCGCCGCCCTCGCCCTCGCCCTCGCGGTGACCGCCGCGGGGTGCAGCTCCGAGAGCGCCTCCCTCGATTCCCAGGCGGGAAATACCGATGTGGCCATCGGCGGGGAGCGCTTCTCCACCGCCGATCAGGAGACAGCGAAGCTCGGCTCGGATGCCGCGCCCGGCGTTTTCCCGCGCGTGGTTACCCACGCCAATGGCGAGACCAGCATCCCCAAAAAGCCCACCCGCGTGGTGGTACTGGATACCGGCGAGCTGGACGATGTGCTCGCCCTGGGCCTGACCCCCGTGGGCATCCCCTCCACCGAGGGGGCCAATGCGATCCCCAGCTATCTGGAGGACCGCGTCAAGGACGCCAAGCCGATCGGCACGATCCAGGAGCTGAATACCGAGGCCATCGCCGCGCTGCACCCGGACCTGATCCTCGGCTCGCAGCTGCGCGCCGATAAGCTCTACCCCCAGCTCTCCGAGATCGCCCCCACGGTCTTCTCGATCCGCCCGGGCTATCCGTGGAAGGAAAACCTGCGCCTCGTGGGTGCGGCCCTGGGCGAGGAGGACGCCGCTGTCACGCTGCTGAACGAGTATCAGGATAAGGCCGATGCCCTGCGCGCCGATATTAAGGGCGATCCCAAGATTTCCCTGCTACGGTTTATGCCGCAGAAGACCCGCCTCTATGCCAACTCCTCGCTGCTCGGCGTGATCCTCAAGGACACCGGGCTCGCGCGTCCCGAAAACCAGAACGTGGATGACCTCGCGGTGGAGATCTCCTCCGAGACCCTCGCCGAGGCCGATTCCGACTGGATCTTCTATACCAGCTATGGCACACCCGAGGCCACGGGAGAGACCGCCGCGCTCAACGGCCCGGTCTGGCCCACGCTCGGCGCGGTTAAAGCCGGGCACGTGCAGCGGGTCAACGATGATGTCTGGTTCCTCGGGCTGGGCCCGATCGGTGCGGGGCTGGTCCTCGACGATCTGCGCACCTACCTGGTGGACTAA
- a CDS encoding aldo/keto reductase — MTTPVPSLTLNNGVAMPRLGFGVFQVADDEATAAVATALDAGYRSIDTATIYGNEAGTGRALAASGIAREELFLTTKLWNADQGRAETLAAFDASLERLGLNYVDLYLIHWPAPANDRYLASWEALEEIYASGRARAIGVSNFEPEYLDRILATGGTVPAVNQVELHPAFAQSRVRAANAAHGIATEAWSPLAQGGAVLRDPAIEAIARRLDRTPAQVVLRWHVQQDRIAIPKSVTPARIRENLAIWDFELSPADLLAIDALDSAGRIGPHPADVN; from the coding sequence ATGACCACCCCCGTTCCCTCCCTCACGCTGAATAACGGCGTAGCCATGCCCCGCCTCGGCTTTGGCGTCTTCCAGGTCGCCGATGACGAGGCCACCGCCGCCGTCGCCACGGCGCTCGACGCGGGCTATCGCAGCATCGATACCGCCACCATCTACGGCAATGAGGCGGGCACCGGCCGCGCGCTCGCCGCCTCCGGGATTGCCCGCGAGGAACTCTTCCTGACCACCAAGCTCTGGAATGCCGATCAGGGCCGGGCCGAGACCCTCGCCGCCTTCGACGCGAGCCTGGAGCGCCTGGGCCTGAACTATGTGGATCTCTATCTGATCCACTGGCCCGCCCCCGCCAATGATCGCTATCTGGCGAGCTGGGAGGCGCTCGAGGAGATCTACGCCTCGGGCCGGGCCCGCGCAATCGGCGTCTCCAATTTTGAGCCCGAATACCTCGACCGCATCCTCGCGACCGGCGGCACGGTGCCCGCGGTGAACCAGGTGGAGCTGCATCCCGCGTTCGCGCAGTCCCGCGTGCGGGCCGCCAATGCCGCGCACGGCATCGCCACCGAGGCCTGGAGCCCGCTCGCCCAGGGTGGCGCGGTTCTCCGGGACCCGGCCATCGAGGCCATCGCCCGGCGCCTGGACCGCACGCCAGCGCAGGTGGTGCTGCGCTGGCATGTGCAGCAGGATCGCATCGCGATTCCCAAGTCCGTCACGCCGGCCCGCATCCGGGAAAACCTCGCGATCTGGGATTTTGAGCTTTCCCCCGCGGATCTCCTGGCGATCGACGCGCTGGACTCCGCTGGCCGGATCGGCCCGCACCCCGCGGATGTGAACTAA